The genomic stretch actgtaaactagttcaaccattgtggaagtcagtgtggcgattcctcagggatctagaactagaaataccatttgacccagccatcccattactgggtatatacccaaaggactataaatcatgctgctataaagacacatgcacacgtatgtttattgcggcactattcacaatagcaaagagttggaaccaacccaaatgtccaacaacaatagactggattaagaaaatgtggcatatatacaccatggaatactatgcagccataaaaaatgatgagttcatgtcctttgtagggacatggatgaaactggaaaccatcattctcagtaaactatcgcaaggacaaaaaaaccaaacactgcatgttctcactcataggcgggaattgaacaatgagaactcatggacacaggaaggggaacatcacactctggggactgttgtagggtggagggaggggggagggacagcattaggagatatacctaatgctaaatgacgcgttaatgggtgcagcaaaccaacatggcgcatggatacatatgtaacaaacctgcacattgtgcacatgtaccctaaaacctaaagtataataataataaaaaaataaaataaaataaaataaaataaaacaaaaaaagtattgaaagaattattatttgataaaaatatcaGTAAAAAGAGAATAAGCAAAAAGTGTTACAAAGTTTTTTTGACTTATTAGTTATTAAATTTACTGAGTTTAATTATTATGCGATATAATTGTTGGATAAAGACTAAAATTGTAGCAGTAGTTTATACAATTTATAAACTAGTAAATGGgataaaaatcttgaaatataaaagaaaaatgtatatttatacacatatgtatatacacacagacacattgtGTTAGTTATCTAttatataacaaattactaccAAAACtaagcttaaaacaacaaacatgtattatcttacagttatAACTATACTATCTTACAGTTATagaaactataagataataaatcaGGAATTAATATAAATCAGGGTCAGGAATTAAGGAGTGGCTTAGTTGTGTAGTTCTGGCTCTATATTTCTTACGAGATTGCATTAAAGATGTTTTTCAGGGTTGTAGTAATCTGAAGGTCTGACTGTGGCTGGGAGATCGGCTTCCAGGATTACTCACCTGGCTATTGGCAGAGAGCCTCTGTTCCTTGATAGCTGTTGGTCAGGGACCTtagttccttgccacatgggcctctccatGTGAGTGCTCACAAGGTGGCAGGCAGGTGGCTTCCCCAGAGTGGCTCTTTAGTGCATGAGAGAAAAAGCAACCAGATGGAACTTGCGATGTCTTTTATAACCAACTCTTGGAAATGGCATGCCATCATGTCAGCCATATTCTGTTGAtcacataaaacaaaaatggtaCAATGTGGGAAGGGCTTACACAGGGAGGAGAATGCCAAGAAGTGAGACTATCTTGAAGGTTGGCTACTATCACATTCGATtaataaaaagacttaaaaaagaaaataagaaaataagggaacataataaatataagaaaaagaaagacaatgagGTGGCATAATAtaacattataataataaaatatcagtaattatagtaaatataaatttattacttTTCTAGTTAAAAATGGGGAGAGTCAGGatgaacaaaaatagaaaatctagctCTGTGTTCTTTATAAGAGATACACTTAAAACATAAAGACGCTGAAGGgttaaaaattgaaacatttgCCGAAAAGACACAAAAACCaaaactcacacctgtaatcccaccactttggtaggccaaggcaggaggattgcttgcacgcaggagtttgaggccagcctgggcaacataatgggacctcatctctaccaaaaaaaaaaaaaaaaaaattagccaggcatagtgacacatgcctgtagtcctacctacttgggaggctgaggcaggaggattgcttgagcacaggaggtcaaggctgcagtcagctgtgatcatcccacagcactccagcctgggcaaaagaacaagaccctgtctcaaaaaataaaataaaacaaaaaataataaataaatttaaatgtaaaaaagcaAAACCGGTGTGGCTATGTTAATATCacgaaaaaatagactttaaggcaAAGTATTACTAGCAAGAAATATAGTCAGCTCATAATGATCCCTTTTCAAGTATGATACAATTTGAAACTTCTATGACACTAATAGCTTTGCATGAGGAAATCTgaagcaaatattaacaaattttgaGGGGAAAAGTGATGCAACATACATTACTGTGAAAAATTTTAATGTCCTTCTTGGTCTTCGATAGATGAAAATGTGTGAGGATAAAGAATTTTGAGCAATGCTCCAAGCTGTAGCTATGACGGCGCGCGGGACTCCGAGCCGCTTCTTGGCCGGTGTTCTCCACAACGGACTGCGTCGCTACGTGCGGCAGCTGCAGCGTCTGAGCTTCAGCGTCAGCCGCGACGGCGCCTGGTCTCGCGGTGCCAGGGAGTTCGTGGAGCGGGAAGTGATCGACTTCGCCCGACGGAACCCTGGGGTCGTAATATATGTAAACTCTCGTCCGTGCTGCATGCCCAGAGTAGTGGCCGAATACCTTAACGGGGCTGTGCGCGAGGAGAGCATTCACCGCAAGTCGGTCGAGGAGATCTCGATGCTGGTGCAGAAGCTGGCCGACCAGTCGGGCTTGGACGTGATCCGCATCCGCAAGCCCTTCCACACCGACAACCCTAGCATCCAGGGCCAGTGGCACCCCTTCACCAACAAGCCGACCACGTTCCGCGGGCTACGCCCCCGAGAGGTTCAGGATCCTGCCCCAGCCCAGGTGCAAGCACAGTGAAGAGTTGCCCCACCAACTCCAGCCCCAGGCTTTGGACTGTTTCTCCAGTAAAGGTGGTTCTTCCTCTCTGGGATTCCAAGCCCAGGCAAATGGAACCCATCAATGGGCAAGCTGACAGAGGTTCTGCTTGGGGTAATGAAGAGCTGCCTGTTTCTTTCCAGTGCCTGCTTCTAGGGGAAGCGACCTTGTGAACCACTCATGTTTATGCAAGTGGCATCCCTAAAACCTGAGATGAGGAAGACTTCAAGGGTTTTACAGGGCCcttgttttttaaatccaaattGATAATAATGATCTCAAAACACAGTGAGAGGTCTGAAGGCTGGCTTCTGAAGAATCCCTGGTGTCTTACTGGTACAACCACTGAACTACGGAGAGCTCTGCTGTGATGGGCTAGGCACTTTATATCTGTGTGAATACAGATTTATAAAACTGAGGTTAATAAACGTATCCAAGGTCACATTTCAGGTCTGTCTTCAAAATGTGTGCATATGTTAAGCACAAGcctcagttttcattttaaaactagaCACAGAACATATAACAACCCTCAGGTGGTTAGTATCAAAGGCCGAGTGATTAATCTAGGCCTGACCCCTGAAAGGGAGAGGGGAGTGATTTTCAGACCAAGCCCTGGCTAACAAGCTTTCTCTGGTCTTAGCTATACATCTCCTTCCCCCCACGTCCCTCTTTGTGCAGAAATAAAATCTATGTCCCTTGAGCCAGCTGGTGGGGGGTGCTGAGAACCTTGAGGAAGGGCAGGAAGGCTGATATTAACGAGTATTTTCCAATCTTAGTTTAAAAAAGGGGGATGGTGGGGAAATGAGAGCCAGGAAATAAAAGTCTAGAAacccctgtaaaaaaaaaaaaaaaaagaattttgagcaATAAAATCGTCAGTCTTCCCTAGTGTACATTTATAAAGTACCAGTCAACAATTGAAGcatatgctttctttttaagcatacatgaaacatttacaaatattaaccACATAAACAGCCATAAATCAAATCTCAACAAATGTCAAAAATGGGAATTCTTATAATCCAACGAAGTTATTAGCAAAAAGATAATTGGAAAAAGAACAttaatttggaaatttaaaaattcttataaatAGGCATCAATGACAAAAACACAATGGCAATAAGATACTATTTACTCTTTTAATACCGCACAATCACCAAGATGCTTGTGATCTGATGtcaaaataaacattattaaatcCTTAGGCTAGAggagaggaaattatttttagacaaattaaatatCCAAATTGAGAcacttaaaaaagaataacataagaaaagaaagaaagaaagaataaatatgagaagaaattgataaactggaagaaaaaaaacataaaggcctAAAGTGAGTTCATTTTAAAGACTGAAAAAGTGACCGATCACCGCCCAGACTGaccacaaaaaaaagagaagatacaaataaacagtattagaaataaaaattagaacacaGCCACAGACATAGTAGccattcaaaatattcaaaatatataattatcatCTTTAtgttaataaagatgaaaatttagATGAGAGAGACAAACACCTAGAAAATCTACATAATTCACTCAATCTAAAAAGACAATTCTGAATAATTCTATAATAATTTACATAATCGAATCAATAGTTCCAAACCTTTTCCCAAAGTAATACCAAGGTCAGAAAATTTTACAAGTGGGTTCTATTAATTTATCTGAAAACAATAAATTCCAGTTTTACTCAATTTCTACCAGTGTAGAGAAAAACACACAACAccccaaatatttttataatatcatCTTTAATACTGCACTGCAAGCGGATaaggaaaatatgagaaagaaaaattatatgacaATTTTACTTGtaaacatagaagcaaaaatcccaaacaaaatactagcaaccaATAAAGCTGTACAGTAAaggtttataaaataaatgacttaattGGCTTTTTGTGGGAATTCAAAGATAGTTTATAATCAGAAAATCAACTAATGTTATTTATAACACTAACAGACATAGGATCACCTCAATAGATGAATAATATCATTTATCAAAATAACCAGCACTTAATTATAAAATCTCTTTGTAAATTAGAAATTCAAAGGAACTTTTTTAGCCTTTCTAGTATCATCAACCAAAGAAAAAGATGGTAAATGGAGGAATGGAAGCAAGACCATGTTTAATGGTAAaacttggaaagcattttctttaaaatcagaaatacaaACAGAATTCTCGTTTTTGTTCTTTCTAGTTAGTTTGGAgggtccagaaaaaaaaaaaaaaaaaaagagagagaactgtgaagaatgaaataaaactgaTACCATTGACTGATAAGATTCTTGAGGtagaaaaaccagaaaaacataaaagtatagaaaaagcagtaatattttaaataataatatttttccaagttttctgcttcttatgcacagctaattttcatttattatactaGACTTAAATACATagattacataatttttaaaagatgtcatTACTGCTGAAACCAAAAATGTGAAGTACTCCTGGTATAAAACTAGCAAAATGTGCGCAAACCTTTATGTATACACAATGTATATACCAtctatatttattgaaagaaattaaaggaaacctgaataaatgtagaaatattcTGTTTTGTGGAACAGCAGATGCATTGCAAAACTGTCAGTTCTCCCTGCATTGACCCACAGAATGATTTAATTTAGATGAAAATCCCATTAAGTTAGTAATTTTCTTTGTAACTAAAGGTGTTTCTGAACTTTTTTGGTAGAGCAAAAGTCCAAGAACAACCAAGACACTTCTGAATCTATCAGATGATTTAGGAGGACATTTTCTACCAGCTGTCAACACTTATAAACTGTGGTAAAACTTTCCAGTAATAGATCAATAGATAAATAGAACAGAATGAGAGCCCAAAAAGTGACCGGCATATAAATTGAAAATTGATATATGTCAGAACTGGCATTGCCAATtagcaaagaaaggaaagagttttaaatCAATGATTTTAgggcaattattttttcatttgaaggAAACAAAATTGATTCCTTAGGCCTCGTCATACACAACATTTTATCTTAGTTGGATTAAAtatcatgtaattttaaaaacacattgtggaccctaaagaaaataaatagacaaacCAGAAATGGGAAGCTTATCTTTGTAGACTTTTGTAATATTTGACATGTTTTAGTATAGAGAATATACAAAGAATGAtatgaagcaataaaaaaaaggaaaccaaattaAAAGGTGGCCAAGGGTTTGAATtctttcacagaaaagaaaaatgttcggccacaaacataagaaaatatgttCACCATGGCTAACAAGGAGGTACATGTAAGTTAAAATCATAATACAATGGCATTTGACAGTCATGAAATAGGCAAAAATTACAAAGTCTGACTCTTCAAAGTGATGAAAAATACAGGAAATaggcctagcacagtggctcatgcctgtaatcctagcattgtgggaaactgaggcagagggattgcttgagctcagtagttccagaccagcttgggcaacatagtgagacaccccaccatctctacaacaaatgaaaaaaattagccaggcatggtggctcatgcctaactACTAGGGAGGTTAAGGCAAGAGGATTGACTgcgccagggaggtcaaggctgcagtgagctgtgatcatgccactgcacttcagcctgggcaacagagggagatcctgtcttaaaatgataataataagaagaaataataataatacactaCCGGCAGGGTAGTCATGATTTTAAGAAACAATTTTGCTTTGTCTGGAATCCAGGAATTCCAAAATTCTAGCCATATTCAGGCATTTGTGCAccaaaagacacataaaaaatgatagaaatgcttaaaaaaatgtagaaatgaatTTCAGTACATTCATATAGTGGAAAACTATAAAAGCAACAAATATGAATCAACTCCAAATATATGGTGAATCTCAAAAGTATAAAGcaacattgaatttttaaaaatgcagataataCATTCAatataactttaattttataCACTCCAGAAACACGtacattaagtaaaatataaagaaaaccagaaaacaagtaaaacaaattCCAGGATTgcaatattataattattaagagGTGGGGGAGGCAGAAGAGGTACAAATGGATTAGGAAGTACATTCAGACCTTCGAAGTGctggtaatttaatttttatgtgttagtAATCATTTTTAAGCTTGTGCATTTATCAAAACAGTTttgtataaattacatatttcagAAAGTTTTGCTTAAAATCAAGCTATAAAAAGTGCAGTATGATTACAGAAAGAtacaaggaaaggaaagatggaaggaagagaagaagggagagaggaaggaaactaTAGTGATtgcaaaattttcaaaaacacaacaaattgaacattttaaacaaatatttattgagtaattaaCATTATGATTAGATAATGTGTatgattttaacatatttaacagATCTAGACTCAGAGAGTTGATTTTCCACATGTCACCTAATTGCTAAGTGGTAAATCAACATTTTAAACCAGTTCTCTTTATTTAAGATTTTGTTCTATCTTTGATAACTAACCTGCCTTCTAGGAGACTGCAAGTCCAAAGTTTGGGACTTTTGGAAAGTCTTTGATGGTAATCAATATCTTCCATTTAGGAGTATCTTACATCAAGACtaggcttttaaaaatgattattaggTTATTGATgtgcattataaaatatttttatactgtgTAAACTAAAATCCTACAGTGCTCTCTTGAAAAACCGTATTATTTTCTATGActgatataaaatatagaaactgCACTTTAAAATTTGATTATAGATGacatctttttttaacttttatgtcaAAAAATATCATcataagcaaattttaaaagcaagtggaaatttgaaaaacaaaactgtttatgCCAGACAAAAATGTTATATGCCCAATACCTAATTATCTCTGGTGggggaagatgaaaaataaaaataaactccctTCTCcccaagacaaaaacaaaacaaggaacaAAAGATACAAACAGGTAATATATCAAATAATAAAGGCTAAGGATCCAAAATCACTatttaatcaaagaaatgcagataaagagggatttttttttcagtctatcaTTTTGCTAAAGATTGGAAAGATTTACAGTGTGTTACGTTGTCAGGATTCAGCCATACTTTTGTTTCTATGTTCTGTTATTACTAATGTAACTTGATTAAACTTTTCAAGAGTACATTTGGTGAGGTTTCAAAGTATACAATGTGCACATTCTTTGAATAAGAAATTTTACCTACAGAAATGTTttctaaggaaaagaaagacaacttTTTAAAAGCGTATGTATTAGGGGGATTTATTACAGCAttaattacaataattaaaatcTGAAAGCCTATATCAACAGGAGCTTGGCTTCATAAATAATGGAATTAAATCAATGCAgtattatgcaaatatttaaatgatgaTATAAACCACTGTTACTGACACATGAAATGCTGATAATTGATTGAAAACAGACTATGCAATTTGCACTGGGTTTCTTTGGATGATGGGAAGttcatggaatttttattttcttttttgatttggcatgatcatagctaatTGCACCCTGGAACTcctggcatgatcatggctcactgtaacctttcaagtgatcctcctgcctcagcctcttgagtagctaggactataggcatgcactaccatgcctggctaattttttttatttttatttttatggagatggaatcttgctatgttgcccaggctggtctcaaactcccagcctcaaatgatcctgctgccttggcctctcagagctctgggactataggtgtgagccactgcacctggccccattttctttttcacaaatttatttattttatttaacaatgagCACTTCTCTATATAATTAagcacatatatattatatatttttattatatatttctttaaaggaagagaaaaaataaatccactAACACACATGCATATTATTAGCATATAGGTTTTCAGGAATATGATAACAGCTACCACTTATTGGATTTCTATTTTATGTCAAATGTGACTTTCACAAAAATTGTGAATGGTACAAATTGAGAGTTAGGCAATATATCCAAATCTAAATAACAAAGGTCAGTTAGCATATCAAATTCAGGCACCATTGAATTCACCAATCCATACTATTACATAACACAGGGGCTCTTACCTTGAGTCACTGGAACAGATAACCATGAATGGGTTTCAGAAGGCCTGTGAACCGATGAAATTATAAGCAAAATTTCATTTGTAGCTGAATTTTTTGAACTAAGAGTCTACAACTTTTATTATGAAGTGCATTTATGCAGTCCAAAAAGATTAAGGACTTCTGATTATGAGGTAGCAAGGGTTCGTAGATCATTAGTCCCATTTTTGTGATGCTAGAACTTCCCAGCTACAGAAGACAATATGTTTTCCCCACTTCCCACTCTCTTCCCTCGCTTCTCCCAGCCCCTTGTCTTTAGGAGCTTTGGGAGCTTGCTTTGAGAATGAACAGGCATCTTCTTTGTGAGTCTCATGACCTATACAGGCCACCAGCTTTATGTGTATAAAGCAGAGTACAAGCTTGGCTTATTGCAAACTTGGCTTATGCAGGCTGAACTGCAATCAGTCATCCCAAAGCCATCACTTTCGAATGACTTATTGCAGTTCAGTGTGCATCTATGTGATCAGGGACTTGACCTCAGTGGAGACACAAAACAGGGTCAAcatgttgcatttgctttttcaCCTTTGCTCTAATACCAACTATCTGGCTATCCACTGGGGACTACAATTTCATTCTAGCACTAACCACCTGTAGTTAATGCAGACTCCACAGGCTGAAGAGCACAATTCTCAATAAGACTATCACCAATTCAGATGCCAGCCATATTTTTGAGATCGCCAGCATTTCTGAACTATAGTTTACAAATTCCAGGGTTTCCAAGACCCcttcaggtttgataatttgctagaataaCTCATAAAACTTATGAAAGTGCTGGACTTATTATTacgtttttattattataaaagatgCAAATCAGGAACAGCTTAATAAATAGACATATAGGGTGAAGTCTGGGAGGGTCCCAAATGCAGAGCTCTGAACCTTCTTGTGAAATCAGGGTGTGCCACCCTCTTGTCACATCAACATATTCACACCACCAGGAAGCTCCACTTGAGCTtcagtgtccagagtttttattgggtTTTATTACATGGGAATGACTGCTTAAGCCACTGGACATGTAATTGAACTTTATGTCCagtctctcccctctccctggaGATTGGGCCGACTCAAAGGACAACCTTCTAATCACACAGTTGTCCTTTCTGTTGACCAGCCCGCTTCCTGAAGCTATCATTGGGCCCACTGTGAATCACCTCATTATCCTACACTCAGGTGTGATCCGAGATGttcataaaaaacaaagacacGTTTAACACTTAGGAAATCCCAAAGATTTTAAAAGCTCCACGCCAAGAACCCAAGACAAAGACAATACAAGTTCTTTATGATACAACAATCTTAACAATCTCACTCTTTCAGTATTGCTTTTCCACTTCTTTTTTGGCCTTCTTTCCTTAGTTTcctcttatttcttccttttcttccaatTTTAACTGATTTTCTGACTTCATCCTGTTACCCACATTTTGAACTGAAAATGGTGCTCACCCTTTGTTTCATGAAGGAGAAACCTGTAAGAAGACACACACATTCATCAGCAGTTACACAAAATACCAACAATGAAGGTCATCCGTATAGTATCTTATGTAAGCGAATCCTCCGCTAACTTAAAGCAGGAGCAATGAACAATAAAACATGTGAATGGTACACGtgatacaagagaaaaaaaaatactacgtattaaaattgttctttatggttgaaaataatgtttcttaaattttagGGCACAGGGAGATCACCTGAAGACAAAATTCAGATTCTTGTTCAGCAGCTCAGGTGTGGGGCCCAAGAGCCTGCACAGGACCTACATGATTTGTGGAGTCCAGTGCAAAGTGAATATTCAgggcccctt from Nomascus leucogenys isolate Asia chromosome 15, Asia_NLE_v1, whole genome shotgun sequence encodes the following:
- the LOC100606247 gene encoding 39S ribosomal protein L43, mitochondrial-like, encoding MLQAVAMTARGTPSRFLAGVLHNGLRRYVRQLQRLSFSVSRDGAWSRGAREFVEREVIDFARRNPGVVIYVNSRPCCMPRVVAEYLNGAVREESIHRKSVEEISMLVQKLADQSGLDVIRIRKPFHTDNPSIQGQWHPFTNKPTTFRGLRPREVQDPAPAQCLLLGEATL